Below is a window of Thermoplasmata archaeon DNA.
TCGCTCGCTACGGAAGCCCGGGAACTGGGAGGCCATGCGGGCCGACAGGCGCTTCCAGAACTCGGCGGGGACGAGCGGCGCCTCGATGTTCCGCATCCGGGCGGCGGTCGAACGGAGCCACCGACCAAAAAAGCTCCGGCTGCCCGTGGCGAGCACGGTGCCGGCCCGAGGGCCGCCTCACGGCCCCGGGGGCCGGCTGATCCGGATCCTCCGGATGCGGTGGACCGCGCGGCCACGACGCTCGTCCACTTCGTGCATGGCGACTGAGAGATCGTGACCTCGGACGAGGTCGAGGAGCGGGCCGACCGATTGCGCCGGCAGGTTTCCGTAGACCGAGCCCGGACCCGCGAAGAACACATGCCGCCGCGCTTCGGCGGTCGAACGCGGGTCCGCGCCGAGGTCGTCCAGCACCAGCACGAGGCCCACGCGGGACCAGCGGCGCGTGGTGGGCGCGCCCCAGCGGTACTGGTAGGTGAAGCCGCGCGCGTCCGCGCGTAATGCGATGACCGGGTTGATGAGGCCCGTGCGCAGGCTGAGGAGGATCAACCCGATGCCGAGGACGATCAGGAGGATCGCGAGGACCTCGTCGGCGAGCGGCCCGGTCCGGGCGAGCGGGCCGACGAGGTAGCCCCCGATCCCGATGAAGGCGCTTCCGATCCCGAGCCCCGTGGCCGTCACCGGGATGCGGGTGCGAAGAAAGGCGCGCGCCTCCTCGCCGAGGTCGAGCTCGAGCTCGGGCGCCGCCACGCCACGGCCCGCCATCGCGCAGGGTAGGGCACTGTCCTTATCATACGAGCCTCGGGCATCGCCCGCCTCGAAAACCCGGACGCTCCGGGCGAATCCTAAAGGCGCCGCGGCGAGAGCCCGCGGGGGCATGTCGGTCCGTTCACATCGCCCCCGCCCCACAGCTCGCGCCGACTCGGCGCGCTCCAACCTCGCGTCCTGGGAGCGGACGGCCGAACGCTACGAACGGCGGCACGCCCACGCCCTGGGCCGCGACGGCGGGGAGGCCTGGGGCCTGTTCCGGATCCCCGAGCACACCCTGCGGATGGTGGGCCCGGTCCGAGGGCGCGACGTGCTCGAGCTCGGATGCGGCGCGGCCTGGTGGTCGATCGCGCTTGCCCGGCGTGGCGCGCGGGTGATCGGCGTCGACTTCTCCCCCGTGCGGCTCTCGCAGGCGAGCGCCCGGGTGCGGTCCGCCGGGCGATCCGTCGCGCTCGTGCGCGCGCGGGCCGAGCGGTTGCCGTGCGCGGACGCTTCGTTCGACCTCGTGCTCTCGGACTACGGAGCGACGACGTTCGCCGATCCGCGGCGGACAATCCCCGAGGCCGCCCGTGTGCTTCGTCCCGGCGGGCACCTCGTCTTTGCTCACGCGAGCCCCTGGCGGTCCGTCTGCGAGAGCCCGCGCAGCGGGCGGCCGACGCAGAGGCTCGTCCGGCCCTACTTCGGGATCCACGCGCTGCGCACCCCCGGCTCCACGGAGTTCCAGCTCACCTACGGGGAATGGATCGATCTCTTCCGGGCGAGCGGACTATCGGTCGAGCGGCTCGTCGAACCGTCCGCGGTCGGGGCCCGCCAGAGCACCTACGTCTCTCGGGCCGGCCAGCGCTGGGCGCGGCGCTGGCCGATCGAGACGATCTGGAAGCTCGTCCGACTCCCGGGTCCCACGGGCCGCCGGCGTCCGCGCCGCGCGCGAAGGCCACGCTAACGAAGGACCTTGAAGGCGACGCGGAAGTTGGCGAAGCTGGACGCGACGCGCACCCAGAGCGGCACGAGCGCCTCGAGCCATCGGGCTCCCTCGATTCCTCCGACGTCGATCGCGCCCGGCCAACCGAACTGCCGGAGGATCGAGACCACCTCCGACTTCGCCGTGGGATCGTTGCCGGCGATCATCATGTCCGGCATCTCCCCGCCGACGCTCGGGTTCGCCATGACCGAGTTCGGGACGATGTTGAAGCACTTGACGACTCGAGCTCGGGGCAGCTTGTGCTGCACCTGCTCGCCCAGCGAGTCGGTCGTCCCCACGAACAGGCCCGGAGGATTGCCCTTCGAGAAATCGAGCGGGTTCGTGACGTCGATCAGGATCTTGGCTTCGAACCGAGCGGGTCCCGCGAGGTCGATCACGGTGAGCGCGGCCGATCCGAGGCAGCACAGGACGACGAGCTCGCCGTGCGCCGCGGCCTCGGGGAACGTCCCGAGCGCGGCGTTCGGACCGACGGAACGCTGCCAGGCGGCGAGCTCGGGCTTCCCCGGGTTCTTCGTTCCGAGGACGACGTCGTGACCCTTCTGGGCGAACGCTTGCCCGAGCGCCTGTCCCACCGCACCGCTGCCGAGGATTCCGACGCGCATCGCCCGGTCGAGCCGAACGGCGGGGAAAGGGATTGCGGTCGCCGGAAGCCCCCGAGCGTCTCGGGGCCACCGGAGGTGAGCCTTCCGGGTGCGTTCCAACCTTATCTGGTCCGACCCTTGACCGACCGGTCAGCATGGACGATCCGATCATCGCCGAAGCGCTCGTCAAGGTCTACAACGGCAAGATCCGAGCCGTGGACGGCGTGAGCTTCCGGGTCCGCGAGGGCGAGCTGTTCGGCTTCCTCGGGCCCAATGGTGCCGGGAAGACCACCACGGTCGGGATGCTCACCGCGAACCTGCGCCCGACCCAGGGCCGCGCGAGCGTCGGCGGCCTCGATGTCGCCAAGGACTCGACCGAGGTGAAGCGCCGGATCGGGCTCGTGTTCCAGGAGTCGACCGCCGACAGCGATCTGACCGGTCGCGAGAACCTCGAGCTTCAGGCTGCGCTGTACGCGGTCCCGACCGCGGAAGCGAATCAGCGAATCGACTCGCTGCTCGAGCGCATGCAGATCGCCGACGCCGCCGAGCGCCCCGTGAAGACGTTCTCGGGCGGCATGCGCCGACGCTTAGAGCTCGCGGCGGGGATCGTCCACGCGCCGCGGCTCCTCTTCCTCGACGAGCCCACGCTCGGACTCGACCCGCAGGGCCGCGCCGGCTTCTGGCGCTACATCCAGGAGCTCCGCAAGGAGCTCGGCCTCACCGTGTTCCTCACGACGCACTACCTGGACGAGGCGGACAATCTCTGCGACCGGCTCGCGATCATCGACCACGGCAAGATCGTCGCCACGGGCACGCCGGCCGAGCTCAAGGACCGGCTCGGCGGCGACATCATCACGATCCGCCTCAAGGAGTCCGGCCACAATCTCACGGCCCTGTTCTCGGGCCTCGCCGGCGTGGTCTCGGTCCAAACGCAGGACGGGGCGTACCGCATCAAGTGCGCCAACGGCGAGGCGATGATCCCACAGGTCGTGGAGGCCGCGGCCGGCGCCGGCGAGACTGTCACCGGGGTCTCGCTCAAGCGGCCGAGCCTGGACGAGGTGTTCCTCGAGTTCACGGGCCGGGAGTTCCGGGAGGAGGAGGGGCCGACCGCGACCGACATGGCGGTGCGGATCGGCCAGGTGCGTCAGGGCATGGGCCGGGGAGGTCGCTGATGGCGCGCCCCATCACCGCGCTGACGCGGCGCGAGCTTCTGCGCCTCGCGCGCAACCCGGCGGCGCTCTTCACGAGCCTGCTGATCCCGATTCTCTACCTGACCCTCTTCGGCCAGGGGTTCGCCAACATCACCGGCGGCGGGCATCCGCTGCCGCCGGGCTACATCCTGAGCTCGCCGAACTTCTTCTCGTCGTTCGCGGTGGGCATGGCCGGCTTCGTCGCACTCACCGGCACGCTGTTCACCGGCGCGAACGTGATCTTCGACAAGCTCTTCGGCATCTTCAAGCGGATCGCCGCGTCGCCCGCCTCTTCCTGGGCCGTCTTCGGTTCTCGAGTCCTGGCGGGCTCGGTC
It encodes the following:
- a CDS encoding class I SAM-dependent methyltransferase gives rise to the protein MSVRSHRPRPTARADSARSNLASWERTAERYERRHAHALGRDGGEAWGLFRIPEHTLRMVGPVRGRDVLELGCGAAWWSIALARRGARVIGVDFSPVRLSQASARVRSAGRSVALVRARAERLPCADASFDLVLSDYGATTFADPRRTIPEAARVLRPGGHLVFAHASPWRSVCESPRSGRPTQRLVRPYFGIHALRTPGSTEFQLTYGEWIDLFRASGLSVERLVEPSAVGARQSTYVSRAGQRWARRWPIETIWKLVRLPGPTGRRRPRRARRPR
- a CDS encoding NAD(P)-binding domain-containing protein, translating into MRVGILGSGAVGQALGQAFAQKGHDVVLGTKNPGKPELAAWQRSVGPNAALGTFPEAAAHGELVVLCCLGSAALTVIDLAGPARFEAKILIDVTNPLDFSKGNPPGLFVGTTDSLGEQVQHKLPRARVVKCFNIVPNSVMANPSVGGEMPDMMIAGNDPTAKSEVVSILRQFGWPGAIDVGGIEGARWLEALVPLWVRVASSFANFRVAFKVLR
- a CDS encoding ATP-binding cassette domain-containing protein, encoding MDDPIIAEALVKVYNGKIRAVDGVSFRVREGELFGFLGPNGAGKTTTVGMLTANLRPTQGRASVGGLDVAKDSTEVKRRIGLVFQESTADSDLTGRENLELQAALYAVPTAEANQRIDSLLERMQIADAAERPVKTFSGGMRRRLELAAGIVHAPRLLFLDEPTLGLDPQGRAGFWRYIQELRKELGLTVFLTTHYLDEADNLCDRLAIIDHGKIVATGTPAELKDRLGGDIITIRLKESGHNLTALFSGLAGVVSVQTQDGAYRIKCANGEAMIPQVVEAAAGAGETVTGVSLKRPSLDEVFLEFTGREFREEEGPTATDMAVRIGQVRQGMGRGGR